A DNA window from Eriocheir sinensis breed Jianghai 21 chromosome 22, ASM2467909v1, whole genome shotgun sequence contains the following coding sequences:
- the LOC127002112 gene encoding polyisoprenoid diphosphate/phosphate phosphohydrolase PLPP6-like has product MGEKRVVPQPLKKLLDWDAVMTDKFVKFVDKKHGPLSKYKGTLKGLEYSCHGIPWLIGTATFIFLLQDSSIRQLLVNIFIALILDIVVVAVVKAITRRRRPLANKDEEMFAAMMVDKYSFPSGHSTRAVMLSFLLPMQYDLFLPFSMALVAWGGAVCISRVLLHRHHILDVAGGVAIGFIQAVVVSALWLSEESAAGVVNFFLDETQVGASYDV; this is encoded by the exons atgGGTGAGAAGAGGGTGGTGCCACAGCCTCTCAAGAAGCTGCTGGACTGGGATGCGGTCATGACGGACAAGTTTGTCAAATTTGTCGACAAAAAACACGGGCCACTGAGCAAATACAAGGGAACGCTGAAGGGGCTGGAG TACTCTTGTCATGGCATCCCGTGGCTCATCGGAACGGccactttcatcttcctcctgcaAGACTCCTCCATTCGGCAACTCCTCGTCAATATCTTCATAG CTCTCATCCTGGacattgtggtggtggcggtggtgaaggcCATTACCAGGAGGAGGCGACCACTGGCAAACAAGGACGAGGAGATGTTCGCCGCGATGATGGTGGACAAATACTCCTTCCCTTCTGGACACAGCACTCGGGCCGTCATGTTGAGCTTCCTGTTACCCATGCAG TACGacctcttcctacccttctccATGGCGCTAGTGGCATGGGGCGGTGCTGTCTGCATCTCCCGTGTCCTCCTGCACCGCCACCATATCCTGGATGTCGCCGGAGGGGTGGCTATAGGGTTCATACAGGCTGTGGTTGTGTCTGCTCTCTGGCTCTCGGAAGAATCTGCAGCGGGTGTGGTTAACTTCTTCCTGGATGAGACGCAGGTTGGGGCGAGCTATGATGtgtga
- the LOC127002110 gene encoding target of rapamycin complex subunit lst8-like, with amino-acid sequence MSGNDVGNQVILATASYDHTIKLWQAHSGICQRTLKHPESQVNAMEITPNRQQLAAAGYQHIRMYDLKSLSEDPVINYEGVSKNVTALGFQEDGKWMFTGGEDCTAKIWDLRSYNLHVSRIFQVTTPVTCACLHPNQAELFVGDQSGVIHIWDIKTEHYEQLIPEADASIQSIAIDPEGTYMAAVNNKGKAYVWRLSGGTGDSPTALTPARSLHAHGKYALKVKFSPDSTMMVTTSADHTARIWKTADFSQMTELSDTNQRWVWDVAFSADSQHIITGSSDNVARLWSVETGEIKREYSGHQKAISAIAFKDVLYPS; translated from the exons ATGTCAGGTAACGACGTGGGTAACCAGGTCATTCTTGCCACAGCGAGCTATGACCACACGATCAAGCTATGGCAGGCACACAGCGGGATATGCCAGCGGACCCTCAAACACCCCGAGTCC CAAGTCAACGCCATGGAGATCACACCCAACCGGCAGCAGTTAGCGGCGGCCGGCTACCAACACATCCGCATGTACGACCTCAAGTCCCTGAGCGAGGACCCGGTCATCAACTATGAGGGCGTGAGCAAGAACGTGACGGCGCTTGGCTTCCAGGAGGACGGGAAGTGGATGTTTACGGGTGGTGAAGACTGCACGGCAAAGATATGGgatttgag ATCCTACAACCTGCATGTGTCGAGGATCTTCCAGGTGACCACACCGGTGACCTGCGCCTGTCTGCACCCCAACCAGGCCGAGCTGTTTGTGGGTGACCAGTCGGGCGTCATCCACATCTGGGACATCAAGACAGAGCACTATGAACAGCTG ATCCCAGAAGCAGACGCCAGCATCCAGAGCATCGCCATAGACCCCGAGGGCACCTACATGGCGGCCGTCAACAACAAGGGCAAGGCGTACGTGTGGCGGCTCTCGGGCGGCACCGGAGACAGCCCCACCGCCCTCACACCCGCCCGCTCCCTCCACGCCCACGGGAAATACGCCCTCAAGGTCAAGTTCAGCCCGGACTCAAC cATGATGGTGACCACTTCCGCCGACCACACAGCGCGCATTTGGAAGACCGCTGACTTCTCGCAGATGACGGAGCTGAGCGACACCAACCAGCGCTGGGTGTGGGACGTTGCTTTCTCCGCAGACTCCCAACACATTATTACCG GCTCTTCAGACAATGTGGCGCGGTTGTGGTCGGTGGAGACTGGCGAGATCAAGAGAGAGTACAGCGGACACCAGAAGGCCATCTCCGCCATAGCCTTCAAGGACGTGCTGTACCCCTCTTGA